A genome region from Brooklawnia propionicigenes includes the following:
- the clpS gene encoding ATP-dependent Clp protease adapter ClpS, whose product MASESASAATGGGTAVEELASEESQTTQPWVTVVWDDPVNLMSYVTHVFSTYFSYPKDQAERLMMQVHMEGRAIVSCGGRDCMERDVQAMHSYGLWATLDKAE is encoded by the coding sequence ATGGCAAGCGAATCGGCATCCGCAGCAACGGGGGGCGGCACGGCCGTCGAGGAGCTCGCGTCCGAAGAATCTCAGACCACCCAGCCGTGGGTGACCGTGGTCTGGGACGACCCGGTCAATCTGATGAGTTACGTCACGCACGTCTTCTCGACCTATTTCAGCTACCCCAAGGATCAGGCCGAACGTCTGATGATGCAGGTCCACATGGAGGGCCGCGCGATCGTCAGCTGTGGTGGCCGCGATTGTATGGAACGCGACGTCCAGGCGATGCACAGTTACGGCCTGTGGGCGACGCTGGACAAGGCCGAGTGA
- a CDS encoding DUF2017 domain-containing protein, giving the protein MLAFRRVDDRVVCQFEPAELSLLSGLISQLIELLLESSPPAGGPGTAWLSDDDPDESDAVDDEDQIFARLEREMVSEDDFDYEPVGDPVLQRLFPNPYPDDPAAGHDFQRFTHTAQLDDKVNAARAVLADLEGIQAHGRCEVCGSHTTGWLKTLTNLRLALAVRLDIRDADDADHVSELPEDDPRSWTFSIYEWLGWVQESLLNAQE; this is encoded by the coding sequence ATGCTCGCGTTCCGCCGGGTGGACGATCGGGTGGTCTGCCAGTTCGAGCCGGCCGAGCTCAGTCTGCTGAGCGGGCTGATCAGCCAGCTGATCGAACTGCTCCTGGAGTCGAGCCCCCCGGCGGGCGGCCCGGGCACCGCCTGGCTCAGCGACGACGACCCGGACGAATCCGACGCGGTCGACGACGAGGACCAGATCTTCGCCCGGCTGGAGCGCGAGATGGTCAGCGAGGACGATTTCGACTACGAGCCGGTCGGTGATCCGGTCCTGCAGCGGCTGTTCCCGAACCCGTACCCCGATGATCCGGCGGCCGGTCACGATTTCCAGCGGTTCACCCACACCGCGCAGCTCGACGACAAGGTGAACGCGGCGCGCGCGGTGCTGGCCGACCTCGAAGGCATCCAGGCCCATGGCCGCTGCGAGGTCTGCGGGTCGCACACCACAGGCTGGCTGAAGACCCTGACCAATCTGCGGCTGGCCCTCGCGGTGCGCCTCGACATCCGCGATGCCGATGATGCCGATCACGTCAGTGAGCTGCCCGAGGACGATCCCCGCAGCTGGACGTTTTCGATCTATGAATGGCTGGGATGGGTACAGGAATCCCTGTTGAACGCCCAGGAATGA
- the murI gene encoding glutamate racemase, with translation MNELSAAPIGIFDSGFGGLTVARAIVDLLPGEDIIYLGDTARAPYGPRSLAEVREFTLQSLDWLVAQGVKALIIACNTGSSAALRDARERYPQLPIVEVVLPAARKAASITRNGRVGVICTAGTATSRSYNDALAASPVQVSTQVCPKFVPFVEAGITTGDSLMAVASGYLEPLKHKQVDTLILGCTHYPLLSGVISFIMGDEVVLVSSADECARSTFATLKRKGLLRSDGHTAERSFNTTGDPAQFEGLGRRLMGGFVRDVEQVDLGLKVF, from the coding sequence GTGAACGAGCTGTCCGCGGCGCCCATAGGCATCTTCGATTCGGGTTTCGGCGGGTTGACCGTTGCACGCGCAATCGTCGATCTGTTGCCCGGCGAAGACATCATCTACCTGGGCGACACCGCCCGCGCCCCCTATGGGCCTCGGTCCTTGGCCGAGGTGCGGGAGTTCACCCTGCAAAGTCTCGACTGGTTGGTAGCCCAGGGCGTGAAGGCGCTGATCATCGCGTGCAATACCGGGTCGTCCGCTGCGCTTCGTGACGCCCGCGAGCGCTACCCCCAGCTGCCGATCGTCGAAGTCGTGCTGCCGGCCGCGCGTAAGGCGGCGTCCATCACCCGCAATGGCAGGGTCGGCGTGATCTGCACTGCCGGCACCGCGACCTCGCGCAGCTACAACGACGCGCTGGCGGCTTCACCGGTGCAGGTGAGCACGCAGGTCTGCCCGAAGTTCGTGCCCTTCGTCGAAGCAGGGATCACCACCGGCGATTCGCTGATGGCCGTCGCCAGCGGTTATCTCGAGCCTCTGAAGCACAAGCAGGTCGACACGCTGATCCTCGGCTGCACGCACTATCCGCTGTTGTCGGGTGTGATCAGTTTCATCATGGGCGACGAGGTGGTCCTGGTCAGCAGCGCGGACGAGTGCGCCCGCTCCACATTCGCCACCCTCAAGCGCAAGGGCCTGCTGCGCAGCGACGGTCACACGGCTGAGCGCAGCTTCAATACCACCGGCGATCCGGCGCAGTTCGAGGGGCTGGGCCGGCGCCTGATGGGAGGCTTCGTCCGCGACGTGGAGCAGGTAGACCTGGGACTGAAGGTCTTCTGA
- a CDS encoding FAD-binding and (Fe-S)-binding domain-containing protein: MSVISSRTQLADVPEEYVRELAAALGEDVEVTTRALDRFAIAIDASHYLAVPQALARPRTAHQVGMAMALAVRSGWPLTFRSGGTSLSGQAFSRGLTLDVRRHFRDIEILDAGQRVRVQPGATVRQVNARLAKYHTKLGPDPASEIACTIGGMIANNSSGMTCGTTANTYRTIDSMVIALPSGTVIDTASPKAGEVLANQEPELVEVLTKLHTQLGRPEMRTDLQRRYSMKNTMGYGLNSFIDFDDPVKILEHLMIGSEGTLGFVAEATLKTVPIHSKTATGFLLFNSLDAATEALPTIVDSGADVAELIDSASILAMGTEAAPVLPKNFTVGGEAILLVEYQGDSDDELAARAGAGMEKCASFDLYAPPELTQDAGRREQMWTLRKGLYTKVARNRPKGTAALLEDIAVPIMDLGTVCSDLQMLFDRHGYEGGVIFGHAKDGNIHFLVTEDFDGPASMKRYENFTEDMVSLVLGKQGTLKAEHGTGRIMAPFVHRQYGDELYDAMWQVKKACDPSRILNPDSVLTENPKLHLVDIKKTTPVRPIIDDCVECGYCEPVCPSQHLTTTPRQRIVIQRAIAHAEEEHDEALVAQLKEDERYAVVDTCAVDGMCQTACPVQINTGQLIRDMRAELAPRWLDATWKGAAKIWGPFVNVASVGMTVVDHVPNAPVRGVLGVARKVVGEDVVPMLSPELPGGGPARHPHHAPKPEIVFMPACVGTMFGSDHACGKGSSDAFRRLCELVGIRMEIPDDIQSLCCGTPWKSKGMKSGAKLMGERLAASLAKASNNWELPIVCDAVSCTEGMQVALKNQGVTDAKIIDAVQFTAEQIAPKLPQLPREHLAVLHPTCSSTHLGVNDALIMLAGLVADEVMVPDGWRCCAFAGDRGLLHPELTATSTRDEAAEAKAANADLYMSLNRTCELGLTRATGKTYVHVLEELASRAAPVNA; the protein is encoded by the coding sequence ATGTCAGTAATCAGTTCCCGAACACAACTGGCCGATGTGCCCGAAGAATACGTCCGCGAACTCGCGGCCGCACTGGGCGAAGATGTTGAAGTCACAACCCGCGCTCTCGACCGCTTCGCGATCGCGATCGATGCGTCCCACTATCTCGCGGTTCCTCAGGCTCTGGCCCGTCCGCGCACTGCCCACCAGGTGGGCATGGCCATGGCATTGGCCGTGCGCTCGGGTTGGCCTCTGACATTCCGCAGCGGCGGCACCAGCCTGTCGGGCCAGGCGTTCTCGCGCGGACTGACGCTCGACGTCAGGCGGCATTTCCGCGATATCGAGATTCTGGACGCCGGTCAGCGGGTGCGCGTCCAGCCCGGAGCGACGGTCCGGCAGGTGAATGCCCGGCTGGCCAAGTACCACACCAAGCTCGGCCCCGATCCGGCCAGCGAGATCGCCTGCACCATCGGCGGCATGATCGCCAACAACTCGTCCGGCATGACCTGCGGAACCACCGCCAACACCTACCGCACGATCGACTCGATGGTGATCGCGTTGCCCTCGGGAACCGTCATCGACACCGCCAGCCCCAAGGCCGGTGAAGTGCTCGCCAACCAGGAGCCGGAGCTGGTCGAGGTGCTGACCAAGCTGCACACGCAGCTGGGTCGCCCCGAGATGCGTACCGACCTGCAGCGCCGCTACTCCATGAAGAACACCATGGGCTACGGCCTGAACTCGTTCATCGATTTCGACGATCCGGTCAAGATCCTCGAGCACCTGATGATCGGCAGTGAGGGCACGCTGGGCTTCGTTGCCGAGGCGACCTTGAAGACCGTCCCGATCCATTCGAAGACCGCCACCGGTTTCCTGCTCTTCAACTCCCTCGACGCAGCCACCGAAGCGCTGCCCACGATCGTCGACAGCGGGGCCGACGTGGCCGAGCTGATCGACTCGGCGTCCATCCTCGCGATGGGCACCGAGGCTGCTCCGGTGCTGCCGAAGAACTTCACCGTCGGCGGCGAAGCGATCCTGCTGGTCGAGTATCAGGGCGACTCGGACGACGAGTTGGCTGCCCGGGCCGGGGCCGGCATGGAAAAGTGCGCGTCGTTCGATCTGTACGCCCCGCCGGAACTGACCCAGGACGCCGGACGCCGCGAACAGATGTGGACGCTGCGCAAGGGCCTGTACACCAAGGTCGCGCGCAATCGTCCGAAGGGCACGGCCGCGCTGCTCGAGGACATCGCGGTGCCGATCATGGATCTCGGCACGGTCTGCAGCGATCTGCAGATGCTCTTCGACCGCCATGGCTACGAAGGCGGTGTCATCTTCGGGCATGCCAAGGACGGCAACATCCACTTCCTGGTCACCGAGGATTTCGACGGTCCGGCGTCCATGAAGCGCTACGAGAACTTCACCGAGGACATGGTCTCCCTGGTGCTCGGCAAGCAGGGCACGCTGAAGGCCGAGCACGGCACCGGACGCATCATGGCCCCGTTCGTCCACCGGCAGTACGGTGACGAGCTCTACGACGCCATGTGGCAGGTCAAGAAGGCCTGTGATCCCTCCCGGATCCTCAACCCCGATTCGGTGCTGACCGAGAACCCGAAGCTGCACCTGGTCGACATCAAGAAGACCACGCCGGTGCGTCCGATCATCGATGACTGCGTGGAATGCGGCTACTGCGAGCCGGTCTGTCCCAGCCAGCATCTGACCACCACCCCGCGGCAGCGGATCGTCATCCAGCGGGCCATCGCCCACGCCGAGGAGGAGCACGACGAGGCTCTGGTCGCCCAGCTGAAGGAAGACGAGCGCTACGCGGTGGTCGATACCTGCGCGGTCGACGGCATGTGCCAGACCGCCTGCCCGGTGCAGATCAACACCGGTCAGCTGATCCGCGATATGCGCGCCGAACTCGCTCCGCGTTGGCTGGACGCCACCTGGAAGGGTGCCGCGAAGATCTGGGGTCCGTTCGTGAACGTGGCGTCGGTCGGCATGACCGTGGTCGACCATGTGCCGAACGCCCCGGTGCGCGGCGTCCTGGGCGTGGCCCGCAAGGTCGTCGGCGAGGACGTCGTCCCGATGCTGTCGCCCGAGCTGCCCGGCGGTGGCCCTGCCCGGCATCCGCATCACGCGCCAAAGCCGGAGATCGTCTTCATGCCCGCCTGCGTGGGCACCATGTTCGGCTCCGATCATGCCTGCGGCAAGGGCTCATCGGACGCCTTCCGGCGGTTGTGCGAGCTGGTGGGCATCCGTATGGAGATTCCGGACGACATCCAATCGCTGTGCTGCGGCACCCCGTGGAAGTCGAAGGGCATGAAGTCCGGCGCCAAGCTCATGGGCGAACGGCTGGCGGCCTCGCTGGCCAAGGCCAGCAACAACTGGGAACTGCCGATCGTCTGCGATGCGGTCTCGTGCACCGAAGGCATGCAGGTGGCGCTGAAGAACCAGGGCGTCACCGACGCGAAGATCATCGATGCCGTGCAGTTCACCGCCGAGCAGATCGCGCCGAAGCTGCCCCAGCTGCCCCGCGAGCATCTGGCCGTGCTGCATCCGACCTGCTCCAGCACCCATCTGGGCGTCAACGACGCACTGATCATGCTGGCCGGGCTGGTGGCCGACGAGGTCATGGTGCCGGACGGCTGGCGCTGCTGCGCCTTCGCCGGTGACCGCGGCCTGCTGCATCCCGAGCTCACCGCCACGTCGACCCGTGACGAAGCGGCCGAGGCCAAGGCTGCCAACGCCGACCTGTACATGTCCCTCAACCGGACCTGCGAGCTCGGCCTGACCAGGGCGACCGGCAAGACCTACGTGCATGTGCTTGAGGAGCTCGCCTCCCGGGCGGCACCCGTCAACGCATAG
- a CDS encoding FadR/GntR family transcriptional regulator: MKAYEAVRKHLEDQILAGELTVGSLLPAERELATEFGVSRAAVREALRMMAAQGLITSQVGAGPNSGTRITAQNGPALGKLLQLHVALSQFPIDDVVDARVMLERFSATMASINANPENLAKLGDLLGEMEAEHMELDQFNELDTRFHIVIAQLAENQFVTVLTTAVRQALAIPIRRASEEMTDYQGFRRDLNRQHRRVFEAIASRDPERAADLIEEHIRTAYTILPMGGSKC; the protein is encoded by the coding sequence GTGAAAGCGTATGAGGCCGTGCGGAAGCACCTCGAGGACCAGATCTTGGCCGGCGAGTTGACGGTGGGCTCCCTGTTGCCCGCCGAACGTGAACTCGCGACCGAATTCGGGGTCAGCCGCGCGGCTGTGAGGGAGGCACTTCGCATGATGGCCGCCCAAGGCCTCATCACCTCGCAGGTGGGTGCCGGACCGAACTCCGGGACGCGGATCACTGCCCAGAACGGGCCTGCCCTGGGCAAGCTGCTTCAGTTGCATGTTGCCTTGTCACAGTTCCCAATCGATGACGTGGTCGATGCCCGGGTGATGCTGGAGCGGTTCAGCGCCACGATGGCTTCGATCAACGCCAATCCCGAGAATCTTGCCAAGCTGGGCGACCTGCTGGGCGAGATGGAGGCCGAGCACATGGAGCTCGACCAGTTCAACGAGCTCGACACTCGCTTCCACATTGTCATCGCGCAACTGGCCGAGAACCAGTTCGTAACCGTGCTGACCACTGCCGTCAGGCAAGCGCTGGCCATCCCGATCCGACGGGCCAGCGAAGAAATGACGGACTATCAGGGTTTCCGCCGTGACCTGAACCGGCAGCACCGCAGAGTCTTCGAAGCCATCGCCAGCCGTGACCCCGAGCGAGCTGCAGACCTCATCGAAGAGCACATCCGGACGGCGTATACGATCCTGCCCATGGGTGGCAGCAAATGTTGA
- a CDS encoding L-lactate permease — translation MELRVPYQPEIAPVNGSLTLSALVALLPLLTIFITLGALRWKAHWAGLSAVAVAILVAIFGFNMPVGLTVFSALEGAAFGIFPITWIVLCAIWMYELTVESGHFEDLRSTFHVISDDPRILAILIAFCFGGLMEALAGFGAPVAITGVMLMSIGYPPLRAALTVLLANTAPVAFGAIATPIITAGTLTGIPYQEVGATVGHQTPVLAWFVPLLLVLIVDGKRGVKEVWPAALTIGLSFAVAQWVSATWLSVELTDVIASLVGLAAGVVLLRFWKPKGTAEAAQRLIEMKTHEAGEGFHTTTKVEINEVKPVTGPKVAMALFPYLLVIVIFTVAKLVAPVRTALGMTDIKFRWPGLWTGEGALILTGAGADNSSTIFNFNWLSNPGTLLLITGIIVGLVYRMSPALMAKVFGRQVYKLRWTFLTIGSVLALAYVMNLSGQTITVGTWIAGAGAIFAFLSPILGWIGTAVTGSDTSANALFSTLQQTAAQHLGIDEHLLVAANTSGGVVGKMISPQNLAIAATAVGLVGKESDIFRRSIPWSLGLLAVLCLLVGLQSTPVLSWMMPNFG, via the coding sequence ATGGAGTTACGCGTGCCATACCAGCCAGAAATCGCACCGGTCAACGGCAGCCTGACGTTGTCCGCATTGGTAGCCCTGCTGCCCTTGCTTACTATCTTCATAACGCTTGGCGCGCTGCGCTGGAAGGCCCATTGGGCAGGCCTTTCTGCTGTCGCCGTCGCCATCTTGGTAGCCATCTTCGGCTTCAACATGCCGGTCGGCCTGACGGTCTTTTCGGCCTTGGAAGGCGCGGCCTTCGGTATCTTCCCGATCACCTGGATCGTGCTGTGCGCGATCTGGATGTACGAGTTGACCGTCGAGTCGGGCCATTTCGAGGATCTGCGCTCGACCTTCCACGTCATCTCCGACGATCCACGCATTCTCGCGATCTTGATCGCGTTCTGCTTCGGCGGTCTGATGGAAGCCCTCGCCGGCTTCGGTGCGCCGGTGGCGATCACCGGTGTCATGCTGATGTCGATCGGTTACCCGCCGCTGCGGGCCGCCCTGACGGTTCTGCTCGCCAACACCGCGCCCGTGGCGTTCGGCGCTATCGCCACCCCGATCATCACCGCCGGCACCCTGACCGGAATCCCGTACCAGGAGGTCGGTGCCACCGTCGGTCATCAGACCCCGGTGCTCGCCTGGTTCGTTCCGCTGCTGTTGGTGTTGATCGTCGACGGCAAGCGCGGCGTCAAGGAAGTTTGGCCGGCAGCGTTGACCATCGGTCTTTCGTTCGCGGTCGCGCAGTGGGTCAGCGCTACCTGGCTGTCGGTTGAGCTGACCGACGTCATCGCGTCTCTGGTTGGTCTGGCCGCCGGTGTCGTGCTGCTGCGGTTCTGGAAGCCCAAGGGCACCGCCGAAGCTGCGCAGCGTCTGATCGAAATGAAGACCCACGAGGCCGGTGAAGGCTTCCACACCACCACCAAGGTTGAGATCAACGAGGTTAAGCCGGTCACCGGACCAAAGGTTGCCATGGCTTTGTTCCCCTACCTGTTGGTCATCGTCATATTCACCGTCGCCAAGCTGGTCGCGCCGGTGCGGACCGCTCTGGGCATGACCGATATCAAGTTCAGGTGGCCGGGGCTGTGGACCGGTGAGGGAGCACTCATTTTGACCGGTGCGGGTGCCGACAACTCATCGACCATCTTCAACTTCAACTGGCTGTCGAACCCCGGCACGTTGCTGCTGATCACCGGTATCATCGTGGGCTTGGTCTACCGGATGAGCCCGGCGTTGATGGCGAAGGTCTTCGGACGCCAGGTCTACAAGCTGCGCTGGACGTTCTTGACCATCGGCTCGGTGCTGGCACTGGCCTACGTTATGAACCTGTCCGGTCAGACCATCACCGTCGGCACCTGGATCGCCGGCGCCGGCGCGATCTTCGCGTTCTTGTCGCCAATCCTCGGCTGGATCGGCACTGCGGTGACCGGCTCCGACACCTCGGCCAACGCCCTGTTCTCGACGCTGCAGCAGACCGCCGCCCAGCATCTGGGGATCGACGAGCACCTGCTCGTTGCGGCGAACACTTCTGGTGGTGTGGTCGGCAAGATGATCAGCCCGCAGAACCTGGCCATCGCGGCTACCGCAGTCGGTCTGGTGGGCAAGGAATCGGATATCTTCCGGCGTTCCATCCCATGGAGCCTCGGGCTGCTGGCTGTGCTGTGTTTGCTGGTCGGATTGCAGTCGACACCGGTGCTGTCGTGGATGATGCCGAACTTCGGCTAG
- a CDS encoding (Fe-S)-binding protein — translation MTTTTATTATVTKAVGKPGAGKTVALFATCANDVMFPQTPVAVVKLLERLGCKVEFPEEQTCCGQIFTNTGYYDEAVGSVKNFLKAFEPYRYIVGPSGSCVGSVRHQHEMLARRAAGDAVANRVAAVAARTYDISEFLIDVLGVTDVGAYFPHKVTYHPTCHSQRVAHVGDRPYQLLKAVRGLTLLDLPDANTCCGFGGTFSLKNPDVSVTMAGDKARNVASTGAEYLVAGDNLCLLNIGGVLHRTNAGITPIHIAEILAHTEGDE, via the coding sequence ATGACGACGACCACAGCTACAACAGCCACCGTCACAAAGGCGGTTGGTAAACCTGGAGCAGGCAAGACCGTCGCGCTGTTCGCCACCTGTGCAAACGACGTGATGTTCCCGCAGACCCCGGTTGCGGTGGTGAAACTGCTGGAACGCTTGGGCTGTAAGGTCGAGTTCCCTGAGGAACAGACCTGTTGCGGCCAGATCTTCACCAACACTGGGTACTACGACGAGGCCGTGGGTTCTGTGAAGAACTTCCTCAAGGCCTTCGAGCCCTACCGCTACATAGTCGGCCCCTCGGGGTCGTGCGTCGGCTCGGTCCGCCACCAGCACGAGATGCTGGCACGGCGGGCGGCCGGCGATGCGGTTGCCAATCGGGTCGCGGCGGTGGCTGCACGCACCTACGACATCAGCGAGTTTCTCATCGACGTGCTCGGTGTGACCGATGTCGGTGCCTACTTCCCGCACAAGGTGACCTACCATCCCACCTGCCATTCCCAGCGAGTGGCGCACGTGGGGGACCGGCCCTATCAGCTGCTGAAGGCGGTGCGGGGGCTGACCCTGCTCGACCTGCCGGACGCCAACACGTGCTGTGGTTTCGGTGGCACATTCTCGCTGAAGAACCCGGACGTGTCGGTCACGATGGCCGGAGACAAGGCTCGCAACGTGGCCTCAACCGGAGCGGAATACCTGGTCGCGGGCGACAATCTCTGTCTGCTGAATATCGGGGGTGTGCTCCATCGCACCAACGCTGGTATCACACCTATTCACATTGCCGAGATCCTCGCCCATACCGAGGGAGATGAGTGA
- a CDS encoding LutB/LldF family L-lactate oxidation iron-sulfur protein — MTIQTEHRLTPAPPPGEYIDSPRFQIGAKKGLANTQQRANLKHATTTIRNKRARVVAELDNWQDLRTAGEQIKTRVGRHLDEYLVQFEENFTKAGGHVHWARDADEANRIIIGLIAATGESEVVKVKSMVTQEIDMNEALEEAGIAAWETDLAELIVQLGHDRPSHIVVPALHRNRAEVREIFLEEMGLYGTPAPEGLDDAPVNLAGAARTHLREKFMRAKVSTSGANFAIAETGSLVVVESEGNGRMCLTLPQTLISVVGIEKILPTFDDFEVFMQLLPRSSTGERMNPYTSVWTGPSPEGDGPQNVHVVLVDNGRTNVLSDPIGRAALRCIRCSACLNICPVYERVGGHAYGSVYPGPIGAILNPQLRGTDSVIDRSLPYASSLCGACNEVCPVRIPISDLLVHERHKVVEAKKADPPHIPHTLEPQLIGVAAWVMDDYRHLALAGRGSALGSAVLGKMLGVQGFGAIPGPLSRWTSARDVPMLPEQSFRQWWKKNRGDQQ, encoded by the coding sequence ATGACTATCCAAACCGAACATCGCCTAACACCGGCACCGCCTCCTGGGGAGTACATCGATTCCCCACGGTTCCAGATTGGCGCCAAGAAAGGTCTGGCCAACACTCAGCAGCGCGCCAACCTGAAGCACGCAACCACGACGATTCGCAACAAGCGGGCCCGGGTGGTCGCCGAACTCGACAACTGGCAGGATCTGCGCACCGCCGGTGAGCAGATCAAGACCAGAGTGGGCCGCCATCTTGATGAGTACCTCGTGCAGTTCGAGGAGAACTTCACCAAGGCGGGCGGCCATGTGCACTGGGCCCGCGACGCCGACGAGGCCAACCGGATCATCATCGGCCTCATCGCAGCGACCGGCGAGAGTGAGGTCGTCAAGGTCAAGTCGATGGTCACCCAGGAAATCGACATGAACGAGGCCCTGGAGGAGGCCGGCATCGCCGCCTGGGAGACCGACCTGGCCGAGCTGATCGTCCAGCTGGGCCATGACCGGCCCAGTCACATCGTGGTTCCGGCGCTGCACCGCAACCGGGCCGAGGTGCGCGAGATCTTCCTCGAGGAGATGGGACTCTACGGCACCCCGGCACCCGAGGGGCTGGACGATGCGCCGGTCAACCTGGCCGGCGCCGCCCGCACACACCTGCGCGAGAAGTTCATGCGGGCAAAGGTGTCGACCTCGGGAGCCAACTTCGCGATTGCCGAGACCGGCTCACTGGTCGTCGTGGAATCCGAGGGCAACGGCCGGATGTGCCTGACGCTGCCGCAGACCCTGATCTCGGTGGTGGGCATCGAGAAGATCCTGCCCACCTTCGACGACTTCGAGGTCTTCATGCAGCTGCTGCCACGCAGCTCGACCGGCGAGCGGATGAATCCGTACACCAGTGTCTGGACCGGTCCCAGCCCCGAAGGCGACGGTCCGCAGAATGTGCATGTGGTGCTGGTCGACAATGGCCGTACCAATGTGCTGTCGGACCCGATCGGACGAGCCGCACTGCGTTGTATCCGCTGCTCGGCCTGCCTGAACATCTGCCCGGTCTACGAACGTGTCGGTGGGCATGCCTACGGCTCGGTCTACCCGGGTCCGATCGGCGCGATCCTGAACCCGCAGCTGCGCGGCACCGATTCGGTGATCGACCGCTCGCTGCCCTATGCGTCCAGCCTGTGCGGGGCCTGCAACGAGGTCTGCCCGGTACGCATTCCGATCTCCGATCTGCTCGTGCATGAGCGGCACAAGGTGGTGGAGGCCAAGAAGGCCGATCCTCCGCACATCCCGCACACACTCGAGCCGCAGTTGATCGGGGTGGCTGCCTGGGTGATGGACGACTACCGGCATCTGGCACTGGCCGGGCGCGGCAGCGCGTTGGGTTCGGCTGTTCTCGGCAAGATGCTCGGCGTGCAGGGCTTCGGTGCTATTCCTGGGCCACTCAGCCGTTGGACGAGCGCCCGTGACGTGCCGATGCTTCCGGAACAGAGCTTCCGGCAGTGGTGGAAGAAGAATCGAGGGGATCAGCAGTGA
- a CDS encoding LutC/YkgG family protein, with the protein MTSAKEEILGRVRSALRDVPADETPADSPVEWVYHRSVEVGNIIDTFEQRVVDYKAAVVRSPKAKLAAALTTAARDLGVTSAVVPAGLAQAWRDGLAAAGVEVVEDNPGHRLSHSELNDTGAVVTAAACGVALTGTIVLDHSADQGRRALSLVPDVHICVVMADQVVSGVPEAVERVKPAVLAGQPLTWISGGSATSDIELSRVEGVHGPRSLYVIIAE; encoded by the coding sequence GTGACCAGCGCCAAGGAAGAGATTCTGGGCCGGGTGCGCAGCGCGCTGCGCGACGTCCCGGCGGACGAGACTCCCGCGGATTCGCCCGTTGAGTGGGTTTATCACCGCAGCGTCGAGGTCGGGAACATCATCGACACCTTCGAGCAACGGGTCGTCGATTACAAGGCTGCGGTGGTTCGCAGTCCGAAGGCGAAGCTCGCTGCGGCGCTGACCACAGCGGCCCGCGATCTGGGTGTGACCTCGGCCGTGGTGCCAGCGGGTCTCGCCCAGGCGTGGCGAGACGGTCTGGCAGCTGCCGGCGTCGAGGTCGTCGAGGACAATCCGGGTCACCGGTTGAGCCACAGTGAACTCAACGACACGGGCGCTGTGGTCACCGCTGCTGCCTGTGGGGTTGCGCTGACCGGCACGATCGTGCTCGACCACAGCGCCGATCAGGGACGCCGTGCACTCAGTCTGGTGCCCGACGTGCACATCTGCGTAGTGATGGCCGATCAGGTCGTCTCGGGTGTCCCCGAGGCGGTGGAGCGGGTGAAGCCCGCTGTGCTGGCCGGGCAGCCGCTCACCTGGATCAGCGGAGGTTCCGCGACCAGCGACATCGAGTTGAGCCGTGTCGAGGGCGTGCACGGTCCACGCAGTCTGTACGTGATCATCGCGGAGTGA
- the rph gene encoding ribonuclease PH → MSDRIDGRKAAELRPVSFSRGWLDHAEGSVLVEFGRTRVLVAASVTEGVPRWRRGSGLGWVTSEYEMLPRATNTRNDRESRKGRIGGRTHEISRLIGRSLRGVIDYKALGENTIVIDCDVLQADGGTRTASITGAYVALSDAVSWLRARHLLAGEPLIGSVSAISVGIVRGQPMLDLCYEEDSSADVDMNIVCSGTGDFIEVQGTAEGAPFDRDLLNQLLDLGQAGCAELTRMQAEALAEPVHR, encoded by the coding sequence GTGAGCGATCGAATCGATGGGCGCAAGGCGGCCGAGTTGCGGCCGGTGTCATTCAGCAGGGGCTGGCTCGACCATGCCGAGGGATCGGTGCTGGTGGAGTTCGGCCGAACCAGGGTATTGGTGGCCGCTTCGGTGACCGAGGGCGTGCCGCGCTGGCGCAGGGGCTCCGGTCTGGGCTGGGTGACCAGCGAGTACGAGATGCTGCCGCGGGCCACCAACACCCGCAACGATCGCGAATCCCGTAAGGGACGCATCGGCGGGCGTACCCACGAGATCAGCCGGCTGATCGGGCGTTCGCTGCGCGGAGTCATCGATTACAAGGCGCTCGGGGAGAACACCATCGTCATCGACTGCGATGTTCTGCAGGCCGACGGGGGCACCCGCACCGCGTCCATCACGGGAGCCTATGTGGCGCTGAGCGACGCGGTGTCCTGGTTGCGTGCGCGTCACCTGCTGGCCGGCGAGCCGCTGATCGGTTCGGTGTCTGCCATCAGCGTGGGCATCGTCCGCGGTCAGCCGATGCTCGACTTGTGCTATGAGGAGGATTCGTCGGCGGACGTCGACATGAACATCGTGTGCTCCGGAACCGGTGACTTCATCGAGGTGCAGGGCACCGCCGAGGGAGCGCCGTTCGATCGTGACCTGCTCAATCAGCTGCTCGATCTCGGGCAGGCCGGCTGCGCGGAACTCACCCGGATGCAGGCCGAAGCTCTCGCCGAACCGGTCCACCGATGA